In one Parus major isolate Abel chromosome 13, Parus_major1.1, whole genome shotgun sequence genomic region, the following are encoded:
- the LOC107210809 gene encoding serine protease inhibitor Kazal-type 5-like yields MCQRLLERDSKNKGSGGEMDRNVNSLGKDECREFRDLFKRGKLSCTRENDPVRDASGKQHSNKCIMCAEKFKRENERKLSKNRQGKDKDDCSEFRSQFEAGGRLSCTRENAPVRDASGRQHTNKCLMCAEKFKKEAQRGGGTVQRNKLPSSERTNQKNCGGSRQGVNERRPFSSGRGPQAQRGRNCNRPPGRKSQSRDSQEDPELDCDRILHGVKGGRIFCSESSQPVCGTDGKTYKNECDLCSAAMRASNFITVNYRGECREPAPEAE; encoded by the exons ATGTGCCAAAGGCTGCT GGAAAGAGACTCAAAAAACAAAGGGAGTGGTGGAGAGATGGACAGGAATGTGAACTCCTTGGGAAAG GATGAGTGTCGGGAGTTTCGGGATCTGTTCAAGAGAGGGAAACTCTCCTGCACCAGGGAGAACGACCCTGTCCGGGATGcctctgggaagcagcacagcaataAGTGCATCATGTGTGCAGAGAAGTT caAAAGGGAGAATGAGCGGAAGTTATCTAAAAACAGACAAGGAAAAGATAAG GATGACTGCAGCGAGTTCCGCTCCCAGTTTGAAGCTGGTGGCCGGCTGTCCTGCACGAGGGAGAACGCCCCTGTCCGGGATGCCTCTGGCAGGCAGCACACCAACAAATGTCTCATGTGTGCTGAGAAGTT caAAAAGGAAGCTCAAAGAGGGGGTGGAACTGTCCAGCGCAACAAATTGCCCTCTTCAGAAAGGACAAACCAG AAGAACTGTGGTGGTTCACGGCAGGGTGTAAACGAGAGGCGTCCCTTCTCATCAGGCAGAGG CCCACAAGCTCAGCGTGGCAGGAACTGCAACCGGCCACCAGGCCGCAAGTCACAGAGCAGAGACTCCCAGGAGGACCCAGAG ctggaCTGCGATCGAATTCTGCACGGAGTAAAGGGTGGAAGGATTTTCTGCAGTGAATCCTCACAACCAGTCTGTGGCACTGATgggaaaacatacaaaaatgaATGTGACTTGTGTTCAGCTGCCAT GAGAGCTTCAAACTTCATCACGGTAAACTATCGAGGCGAGTGCCGAGAGCCTGCCCCTGAAGCG GAGTAA